From a region of the Paenibacillus lutimineralis genome:
- a CDS encoding DHHW family protein: protein MAQDREFSESENRMLEQLPPFSLKTLISGTFTSDFEKYVSDQFIYRDIWIGVKTDTDRITGKKESNGIYLGKDGVLIQNFIPPAEEDLQEKVDAIQAFDQATPGLNKYVMLVPTAASLYKDKLPKYAMVGDEEAYLGKVRRLLPPSIHFIDVFPALNAEREQSVFYKTDHHWTTEGAYVAYLELCKQMGLTPQSKEDFNIQRATGEFYGSLYSKSGFRHLQPDSIDLYLPKDPENYTVTYVDEEESTDTLYAMEQLQKKDKYAVFLNGNHALIHIKTAHPDGKKLLVVKDSYANSFIPFLLKHFSEIDVVDLRYYDGELTSFVNEHDIDDMLLLYNANTFFEDPSINYLSE from the coding sequence ATGGCACAGGATCGGGAATTCTCGGAATCGGAGAACCGGATGCTGGAGCAGTTGCCGCCTTTCTCGTTGAAAACACTGATTTCGGGGACATTTACTTCCGATTTCGAGAAATACGTGTCCGACCAATTTATTTATAGGGATATTTGGATCGGTGTGAAAACCGATACGGACCGCATCACCGGGAAAAAGGAGAGTAACGGAATATACCTCGGCAAGGACGGGGTTCTGATTCAGAATTTTATCCCCCCAGCAGAAGAGGATTTACAGGAGAAGGTGGATGCCATTCAGGCGTTTGACCAAGCCACCCCCGGCTTGAACAAATATGTGATGTTGGTGCCAACGGCAGCGTCTCTGTATAAAGATAAGCTCCCGAAATATGCAATGGTCGGCGATGAAGAAGCGTATCTGGGCAAAGTCCGGCGTTTGCTGCCACCCAGTATTCATTTTATTGATGTGTTTCCTGCTTTGAATGCGGAACGGGAGCAGTCTGTTTTTTATAAAACAGATCATCATTGGACAACCGAAGGCGCTTATGTCGCCTACCTGGAGCTTTGCAAGCAAATGGGGCTCACGCCTCAGAGTAAGGAAGATTTTAATATCCAACGAGCAACCGGTGAGTTTTACGGTTCACTGTATTCCAAGAGTGGGTTCAGACATTTGCAGCCCGATAGCATTGATCTGTATCTGCCGAAGGATCCGGAGAACTATACCGTAACCTATGTGGATGAAGAGGAAAGCACGGATACGTTATATGCGATGGAACAGCTTCAAAAGAAGGATAAATATGCGGTGTTTCTGAACGGCAACCATGCGCTTATCCATATCAAGACGGCTCATCCAGACGGGAAAAAGCTGCTTGTAGTCAAAGATTCGTACGCCAACAGCTTCATTCCATTCTTATTGAAGCATTTCAGCGAAATTGATGTAGTAGACCTGCGTTACTATGACGGAGAGTTAACGTCGTTCGTGAATGAACACGATATCGATGACATGCTGCTGCTTTATAATGCAAACACATTTTTTGAAGATCCATCTATAAATTATTTATCGGAGTGA
- a CDS encoding DUF4358 domain-containing protein, translating into MRRPWKYRRSLFPAVLVIIVAIYVLTGCSGTDDKTADKLSAAQIGGKIEQAVSLKDMKAGDQIKLQKLYKIDADNVDDFILYTSTSNVRADELTVIKLKDLGKAENVKAKLEQRIEEQKIKFKDYRPNEYFLVEHHVLKTKGAFVFFAVSKEADQMERAFDDAF; encoded by the coding sequence ATGAGAAGACCATGGAAGTATAGAAGAAGTCTTTTCCCCGCAGTTCTGGTAATTATCGTCGCGATCTACGTCCTCACTGGATGTTCGGGCACGGATGACAAGACCGCTGACAAACTGTCAGCCGCCCAAATCGGAGGAAAAATCGAACAGGCAGTGAGCTTGAAGGACATGAAAGCGGGAGATCAGATTAAGCTGCAGAAATTGTATAAGATTGATGCTGACAATGTTGATGATTTTATTCTTTATACATCTACATCGAATGTGAGAGCGGATGAATTAACCGTCATCAAGCTAAAGGATTTGGGTAAGGCGGAGAACGTCAAAGCCAAGCTCGAGCAGCGTATCGAGGAACAAAAAATAAAGTTCAAGGACTATCGTCCAAATGAATATTTCTTGGTAGAACATCATGTTTTAAAGACGAAGGGAGCATTTGTCTTCTTCGCAGTTTCCAAAGAGGCTGATCAAATGGAGCGTGCATTTGACGATGCATTTTAA
- a CDS encoding YheC/YheD family protein, which produces MKHKYIKSKMQKGTPLIHDHILSRHVPETHWYHAATLTKMLTAFPVIYIKPDTGSSGTGIIRVKRLNNSESLISFKASSKKYPNTKIAAEVAKRMHRGKKYIIQQGIPLATYQKKPFDLRIVLQKPSNRWLLTWMSAKVAPRSNSIVTNVAKGARDAKIEEVLRGADQRLNVPTVQEELSDVSYKIARKLGSRFPLRIVGLDMGIDKKGKVWFIEANTRPGFNGLKKFDPVQYRRYLRAKKQIEAS; this is translated from the coding sequence ATGAAACATAAATATATTAAAAGCAAAATGCAAAAAGGAACACCCTTGATACATGATCACATCCTATCCCGTCACGTTCCGGAAACCCATTGGTATCATGCTGCGACTCTCACCAAAATGCTCACAGCTTTCCCTGTAATTTATATCAAACCCGATACAGGCTCTTCGGGAACAGGGATTATCCGGGTCAAGAGACTCAATAACTCCGAAAGCTTGATTTCATTCAAGGCATCGTCCAAAAAGTACCCAAACACAAAAATCGCAGCCGAAGTAGCCAAAAGAATGCACCGCGGAAAAAAATACATTATCCAGCAAGGGATTCCACTGGCGACCTATCAAAAGAAACCTTTTGATCTGCGGATTGTGCTACAGAAACCCTCCAATCGGTGGTTGCTTACCTGGATGAGCGCAAAGGTCGCGCCAAGATCCAATTCCATCGTCACTAATGTGGCAAAAGGAGCTCGCGATGCAAAAATAGAAGAAGTCCTTCGAGGAGCCGACCAACGGCTAAACGTACCCACAGTTCAGGAAGAGTTAAGCGATGTTTCCTACAAAATCGCACGTAAATTGGGTTCTCGTTTCCCTCTTCGAATCGTCGGATTGGATATGGGGATCGATAAGAAAGGAAAGGTATGGTTTATCGAGGCTAACACGAGACCTGGCTTTAACGGATTGAAGAAGTTCGATCCCGTGCAATACCGAAGATATCTTCGTGCAAAGAAGCAAATAGAAGCAAGTTAG
- a CDS encoding UbiD family decarboxylase produces MYRNLEDCLIDLEKHGHLVRIREEVDPYLEMAAIHLKVYEAGGPALLFERVKGSQFRAVSNLFGTMERSKFIFRKTWDSVHNVMAVRNDPMKALKKPFSNIGTGLAAFKALPLKKWGNLPVTAQEIQISDLPLIHHWPNDGGAFVTLPQVYSEDPEKPGIMNSNLGMYRTQLTGNEYEMNKEIGLHYQIHRGIGVHQTKANKMGMPLKVSCFIGGPPAHTLAAVMPLPEGLSEMTVAGMLSGHNFRYNYVDGYCISSDADFVITGEIYPEDTKPEGPFGDHLGYYSLIHPFPVMKIHKVYAKPNAIWPFTVVGRPPQEDTSFGELIHELTGDSIKHEIPGVKEVHAVDAAGVHPLLFAVGSERYTPYQQVKKPTELLTLANRILGTGQLSLAKYLFITAEENEPINSHHEVNFLTYILERIDLRRDIHFYTNTTIDTLDYSGTGLNSGSKVVIAAYGDKLRNLCHEVPEDLKGIRGYDNVRLIMPGVVAMQGPKFNSYADTEKEMQGLCDALQEKGPLPTCPMIVLCDDSSFLSESIHNFLWVTFTRSNPSHDIHGVNGFYEHKHWGCDNLIIDARTKPHQAPPLVPDPTVEKKIERLFVKGASLGGII; encoded by the coding sequence ATGTATCGCAATTTAGAAGATTGCCTCATTGATTTAGAGAAGCATGGTCATTTGGTTCGAATCCGAGAAGAAGTTGATCCGTATCTTGAGATGGCTGCAATTCATTTGAAAGTGTATGAGGCGGGAGGTCCTGCCTTACTGTTTGAGCGCGTAAAAGGATCCCAATTTCGTGCGGTTTCTAATCTTTTTGGTACAATGGAGCGCAGTAAGTTTATTTTTCGCAAGACGTGGGATTCTGTACATAATGTAATGGCAGTTCGCAACGATCCAATGAAAGCTCTTAAGAAGCCCTTCAGCAATATAGGGACCGGATTAGCTGCATTTAAAGCACTTCCGTTAAAAAAGTGGGGTAACCTTCCCGTTACGGCCCAAGAAATTCAAATTTCAGATCTTCCGCTGATTCATCATTGGCCCAATGATGGCGGGGCTTTTGTTACCCTGCCGCAGGTTTATTCAGAGGATCCCGAAAAACCCGGAATTATGAATTCCAATTTAGGCATGTACCGCACTCAATTAACCGGCAATGAATATGAGATGAATAAAGAAATTGGACTGCATTATCAAATTCATCGGGGAATCGGAGTTCATCAGACGAAGGCGAATAAAATGGGGATGCCGCTCAAAGTAAGCTGTTTTATTGGCGGTCCGCCAGCACATACCTTAGCAGCCGTTATGCCGCTACCGGAAGGATTAAGTGAAATGACGGTCGCTGGTATGCTATCGGGACATAACTTTAGATACAATTATGTCGATGGTTACTGTATTAGCAGTGATGCTGATTTTGTAATTACAGGGGAGATATATCCTGAAGATACAAAACCAGAAGGGCCTTTTGGAGATCATTTAGGCTACTATAGTCTAATTCATCCTTTTCCAGTCATGAAAATTCATAAAGTATATGCCAAGCCGAATGCGATTTGGCCATTTACAGTCGTAGGAAGACCTCCGCAAGAGGACACATCTTTTGGTGAACTCATTCACGAATTGACTGGTGATTCGATCAAGCATGAAATTCCGGGGGTAAAAGAAGTTCATGCAGTAGATGCTGCGGGGGTTCATCCGTTGCTTTTCGCTGTTGGCAGCGAAAGATATACACCTTATCAACAAGTAAAGAAACCTACTGAGCTCCTTACACTGGCGAATCGTATATTGGGCACGGGACAATTAAGCTTGGCTAAATATTTATTTATTACAGCTGAAGAAAACGAACCAATTAATTCACATCATGAAGTAAATTTCTTAACTTATATTTTAGAGCGAATCGATCTGCGTCGTGACATTCATTTTTATACGAATACTACGATTGATACCCTTGATTATTCCGGGACAGGTCTGAATAGCGGCAGTAAAGTCGTTATTGCTGCATATGGAGATAAACTGAGAAATTTATGCCATGAAGTACCTGAAGATTTAAAGGGCATACGTGGATATGATAATGTCCGCCTTATCATGCCAGGCGTTGTGGCGATGCAAGGTCCTAAATTTAACAGCTATGCCGATACAGAGAAAGAAATGCAAGGGTTGTGTGATGCGCTTCAAGAGAAGGGACCTCTCCCAACTTGTCCAATGATTGTTCTCTGCGACGACAGCTCATTTTTGAGTGAATCGATCCATAACTTCTTGTGGGTTACATTTACGCGTAGCAATCCTTCCCATGATATTCATGGAGTGAATGGCTTTTATGAGCATAAGCACTGGGGTTGTGACAACTTAATCATCGATGCCCGTACTAAGCCGCATCAAGCACCACCTTTAGTTCCCGATCCTACTGTAGAGAAAAAAATTGAGCGTTTATTTGTAAAAGGAGCTAGTCTGGGCGGTATTATATAG